The genomic interval GAATTCTCATATTTTTCATATTCATTTTCATTTGTAGAGATTCCTCTCTATCCTTTAAAAGAAACAACATTCCTCTATCTTCTTTTAAAAAGGATCTATATGTCAATCCATTTTTTTTTTCTATATCACTACTTGCAAATTCTATGTCAATTTTTTTGAAAAAATTTTCATTTTTTATATATAGTTCTCCATGTTTAATAAATTCAATTTCTAACTGATCTGATATACTTTCTGATAAATCTGATAAAATAAAATCATTTTCTTCTCTTTCAGAAGAGACAAAAATGAGAAAGATGAGAAAGAATAAAAAAGATAAACAGACTTTTTTCATGAAAAAAAAGATTTCTTTTTTTGAGAAAA from Blattabacterium cuenoti carries:
- a CDS encoding DUF192 domain-containing protein, with amino-acid sequence MKKVCLSFLFFLIFLIFVSSEREENDFILSDLSESISDQLEIEFIKHGELYIKNENFFKKIDIEFASSDIEKKNGLTYRSFLKEDRGMLFLLKDREESLQMKMNMKNMRIPLDILYIDDSNTVVFIDKYVHPMMNNNKEEVDYYFPNNNIRYVLEINAGMSDKWGVKKGITKIIYVLKKDFIFNE